From a region of the Tateyamaria omphalii genome:
- a CDS encoding endonuclease/exonuclease/phosphatase family protein: MKIISLNAWGGQVWDALALWLSTLEPDVLCLQEVTRAPVPSPEWLRYVDPFRDLAQRADLFGDVSNLLPDHQAVFAPATRGTLVHADGVAVPSEHGLGMWVRRELALTQIAQGFVHGTFRPDGWGPEPVPRTMQVAQVTDPATDAHVCVGHFHGLRDPAGKGDTPARDAQTERAIQVFQRVWDGHAPAVLAGDFNLLPGSAAFPRFREVGLHDLIAHHGITDTRTVLYEKDQRFADYMLVSAGLLGAGFDVPAEPVVSDHRALILTT; encoded by the coding sequence ATGAAAATCATAAGTCTGAATGCCTGGGGCGGACAGGTCTGGGATGCGCTGGCTCTCTGGCTCAGCACGCTGGAGCCGGATGTGCTGTGCCTGCAGGAGGTCACACGCGCCCCTGTGCCGAGCCCGGAGTGGTTGCGTTATGTCGATCCCTTTCGGGACCTTGCGCAGCGGGCGGACCTCTTTGGCGATGTCTCAAACCTGCTGCCGGACCATCAGGCGGTCTTTGCACCGGCCACACGCGGCACGCTGGTGCACGCGGACGGCGTCGCCGTGCCATCGGAACACGGGCTGGGCATGTGGGTGCGGCGGGAACTGGCCCTCACCCAGATCGCGCAGGGTTTTGTGCATGGCACATTCCGCCCGGACGGGTGGGGACCGGAGCCGGTGCCGCGCACGATGCAGGTCGCGCAGGTCACGGACCCCGCGACGGACGCCCATGTTTGCGTGGGGCATTTCCACGGGTTGCGCGACCCTGCGGGCAAAGGCGACACGCCCGCGCGGGATGCGCAGACCGAACGGGCAATCCAAGTCTTTCAGCGGGTCTGGGATGGGCACGCGCCGGCTGTTCTGGCGGGAGATTTCAACCTGTTGCCGGGCAGCGCAGCCTTCCCCCGCTTTCGGGAGGTGGGGTTGCACGATCTGATTGCCCATCACGGGATCACCGATACGCGGACGGTGCTGTATGAGAAAGACCAGCGCTTTGCCGATTACATGCTGGTGAGCGCGGGACTGCTGGGTGCGGGATTTGACGTGCCAGCGGAGCCCGTGGTGTCGGACCATAGGGCACTGATCCTGACGACATGA